One region of Neisseria mucosa genomic DNA includes:
- a CDS encoding DUF485 domain-containing protein, with protein sequence MGKSSTEEARLTAEILNNPKFQKMARQKSLLGWSFSAVMFSVYTAFIWIIGTRPDLLGRKVSEGGVTTWGIYAGIAVIVFSFLITLAYVWLANGYFEKTTREVVREVQGDASCTNVQEHA encoded by the coding sequence ATGGGCAAATCATCTACGGAAGAGGCCAGATTAACGGCTGAAATCCTGAATAATCCGAAATTCCAAAAAATGGCGCGGCAGAAGTCGTTGCTAGGCTGGTCGTTTTCGGCAGTAATGTTTTCCGTTTACACGGCCTTCATCTGGATCATCGGCACGCGCCCCGACCTTTTGGGACGCAAAGTTTCCGAAGGAGGCGTTACCACTTGGGGCATCTACGCCGGCATCGCCGTTATTGTATTTTCCTTCCTTATTACACTGGCGTATGTGTGGTTGGCCAACGGCTATTTCGAAAAAACCACGCGGGAGGTGGTACGTGAAGTTCAGGGGGATGCATCCTGTACTAACGTACAGGAACATGCATAA
- a CDS encoding LysR family transcriptional regulator: MDINQLRAFITVAHTQNLTQAAERLFLSQPAVSAQIKAIESDVGTPLFIRTSNGMQLTRAGEVLLPEAEALMQHKHRLEKFAETLSEHFVFHAQLGLIHPIASHKVTELTRLIQQRSPDVQLHIQYGMSGEILERLTAKRLHGGFFLGNIEGRSLQCRFLQNIAYALICPDGEEDKLRRGLPKSLNDYTWIEMSGISGSHKNLQQFWHRHKLSPKKQIICDYPQTIIDLVADGAGLAMVPKHTAKAARTQGKPVALIDEFEQSLPLHFVYLDEYGTDHALLLLLDCVLEVWQAEIGKA; this comes from the coding sequence ATGGATATCAATCAATTGCGCGCCTTTATCACTGTGGCGCATACGCAAAATCTGACACAGGCCGCCGAAAGGCTGTTTTTGTCGCAACCGGCCGTTTCCGCCCAAATCAAGGCCATAGAAAGCGACGTCGGTACGCCGCTTTTCATCCGCACCAGCAACGGTATGCAGCTTACCCGCGCAGGCGAAGTGCTGCTGCCCGAAGCCGAAGCCCTGATGCAGCACAAGCACCGTTTGGAAAAGTTTGCCGAAACGCTGTCGGAACACTTCGTCTTCCATGCGCAGCTCGGCCTGATCCACCCCATAGCATCACACAAGGTAACCGAACTGACCCGCCTGATCCAACAGCGCAGTCCCGATGTGCAACTTCACATCCAATACGGTATGAGCGGCGAAATTTTGGAACGCCTGACCGCAAAGCGGCTGCACGGCGGTTTTTTCCTCGGCAACATAGAAGGACGCAGCCTGCAATGCCGTTTCCTGCAAAACATCGCCTACGCCTTGATTTGCCCGGATGGGGAAGAAGATAAGTTGCGGCGCGGTTTGCCCAAAAGCCTGAATGACTACACTTGGATAGAGATGTCCGGCATATCCGGCAGCCACAAAAACCTACAGCAGTTCTGGCACCGCCACAAGCTGTCGCCCAAAAAGCAGATCATCTGCGATTATCCTCAAACCATTATCGACTTGGTCGCCGATGGTGCGGGACTGGCCATGGTGCCCAAACATACCGCCAAAGCCGCCCGCACACAAGGCAAACCCGTCGCCCTGATAGACGAATTCGAACAAAGCCTGCCGCTGCATTTCGTTTATCTGGACGAATATGGCACCGACCACGCCCTATTGTTGCTGCTGGATTGTGTGTTGGAAGTTTGGCAGGCCGAAATCGGCAAAGCCTGA
- a CDS encoding 7-cyano-7-deazaguanine/7-aminomethyl-7-deazaguanine transporter, which translates to MQDNGFSYAQQRHALFWLVLFHMLIIASSNYLVQFPFTVTLPNGFEVHSTWGALTFPFIFLATDLTVRIFGQRLARRIVFFVMFPALALSYALSVLFQNGTWVGFASLAVFIPSVFRIAVASFSAYAVGQILDIFVFNRLRRLKSWWIAPFSSMFAGNAIDTLLFFGIAFAGSGDKFMAANWPHIAFVDYLFKLAVCTLFFLPAYGVLLKILTGRLTTLPEEDIRQTAALAEEHL; encoded by the coding sequence ATGCAAGACAACGGCTTCTCTTATGCCCAGCAACGGCATGCGCTGTTTTGGCTGGTATTGTTCCATATGCTCATTATTGCCTCAAGCAATTATTTGGTGCAATTCCCCTTCACCGTAACCCTGCCCAACGGATTTGAAGTACATTCCACTTGGGGCGCACTGACCTTTCCGTTTATCTTTTTGGCTACCGATTTGACCGTTCGGATTTTCGGGCAGCGGCTGGCGCGGAGGATAGTATTTTTCGTCATGTTTCCCGCTCTGGCGCTGTCTTACGCATTATCCGTCTTGTTCCAAAACGGCACATGGGTCGGTTTTGCCTCTTTGGCCGTATTCATACCGTCTGTGTTCCGTATCGCCGTCGCCAGTTTTTCGGCTTATGCGGTCGGACAGATATTGGATATTTTCGTGTTCAACCGGCTGCGCCGCCTGAAATCGTGGTGGATTGCCCCTTTTTCATCAATGTTTGCCGGCAATGCAATCGACACTTTACTTTTTTTCGGCATAGCCTTTGCCGGCAGCGGCGACAAATTTATGGCTGCCAATTGGCCGCATATCGCCTTTGTTGATTATCTGTTCAAACTGGCTGTTTGCACCCTGTTTTTCCTGCCCGCCTATGGGGTATTGTTGAAAATTCTAACCGGCAGACTAACCACATTGCCGGAGGAAGACATAAGGCAGACCGCCGCCCTTGCAGAAGAACATTTGTGA
- a CDS encoding transporter, protein MENTWFYWALASAFFAALTAVFAKAGLQDIDSDFATFIRTLVILAALAAFLSYAGKWQGVTDFSARNWTFLILSGLATGVSWLAYFKALQMGEASKVAPVDKFSIVLVALFAVVLKEWPSSQEWLGIGLIAAGVLTLAETFAKKHFPRQLKPKHRFSAVFAPNHS, encoded by the coding sequence ATGGAAAATACTTGGTTTTATTGGGCATTGGCTTCTGCTTTCTTTGCCGCTTTGACGGCTGTTTTTGCCAAAGCCGGCTTGCAGGACATCGATTCGGATTTTGCCACCTTTATCCGCACATTGGTTATTTTGGCTGCCTTGGCGGCATTTTTGAGTTATGCGGGCAAATGGCAGGGCGTGACCGATTTTTCCGCGCGCAATTGGACGTTCCTGATATTGTCGGGTTTGGCCACAGGCGTATCTTGGCTGGCTTATTTTAAGGCCTTGCAGATGGGCGAGGCCTCAAAGGTCGCGCCTGTGGATAAATTCAGTATCGTGCTGGTGGCGTTATTCGCAGTGGTGTTGAAGGAATGGCCGTCTTCCCAGGAATGGCTGGGCATTGGGCTGATTGCCGCCGGCGTGCTGACTTTGGCCGAGACCTTTGCAAAAAAGCACTTCCCCCGACAGCTGAAACCCAAACACAGGTTTTCGGCTGTTTTCGCCCCCAATCACTCCTAA
- a CDS encoding IS630 family transposase (programmed frameshift): MAYSADLRNKALNYYEQCKNISQTAATFNLSRNTLYLWIRLKKQTGSLKHQVTGLNAVKLDRQKLAQYVGQHPDAYLHEIAKHFDCTPAAVCYALKQMGMTRKKRPTTYKEQDPAKVTHYLTQLAEFSDYQRVYLDETGFDRYLFRPYARSLKGQIVKAQISGKRYQRLSLVSAQVGNRLIAPMVYQNTMTGVFFEAWFQQCLLPALTQKSVIILDNARFHRMGVLREMAEKLGHKVLPLAPYSPELNPIEKVWANIKRYLRTVLSDYARFDDALLSYFDFN; encoded by the exons ATGGCATACTCTGCGGACTTAAGAAACAAAGCTTTAAACTATTACGAACAATGCAAAAACATCAGCCAAACCGCAGCAACGTTTAACTTGTCAAGAAACACGCTTTACCTGTGGATTCGCCTTAAAAAACAAACAGGCAGCCTAAAACATCAAGTTACCGGTCTAAATGCCGTCAAATTGGATAGGCAAAAACTGGCTCAATATGTTGGGCAACACCCGGATGCCTATCTGCATGAAATCGCCAAACATTTTGATTGTACGCCAGCCGCCGTTTGCTATGCACTCAAACAGATGGGGATGACGCGCAAAAAAAGAC CCACCACTTACAAAGAACAAGACCCGGCCAAAGTAACGCATTATTTGACACAACTGGCCGAATTTTCCGACTACCAACGTGTTTATTTGGATGAAACAGGATTTGACCGCTACCTGTTCCGTCCCTATGCCCGCAGCCTGAAAGGGCAAATAGTGAAAGCGCAGATAAGTGGGAAAAGATACCAACGCTTATCTCTGGTGTCCGCACAAGTCGGCAACCGGCTGATTGCTCCGATGGTTTATCAAAATACGATGACCGGGGTCTTTTTTGAAGCGTGGTTTCAGCAATGCCTACTGCCCGCATTGACTCAAAAATCGGTGATTATTTTAGATAATGCACGATTTCACCGTATGGGTGTCTTACGGGAAATGGCGGAAAAATTGGGACATAAGGTATTGCCTCTTGCACCTTATTCACCTGAGCTCAATCCGATTGAGAAGGTGTGGGCGAATATTAAGCGGTATCTGCGAACCGTATTGTCTGATTACGCCCGATTTGACGATGCGCTACTGTCCTATTTTGATTTTAATTGA
- a CDS encoding IS5/IS1182 family transposase (programmed frameshift), translating into MNRKTYPSDISREQFAPLLPLLESARKRTAPRQVDLYDVFCAILYLQRTGCSWRALPGDFPKWRTVHSYFQRWTEPRESGISILEEALKKNQVVAERRKQGRHEATTFLIIDAQSVKNTDTAIEKGYDAGKKVSGIKRHIAVDTQGLPHALAVTTADVTDRKGCLVALERGRDNLGAIQKILADGGYTGKAFASSVQELIGAEVEIAKRNELHRFAVLPKRWVVERSFSWLEKNRRLWKNCERKLSTSLQMVALAFLGVLLRRL; encoded by the exons ATGAACAGAAAAACCTACCCAAGCGATATCAGTCGCGAGCAATTTGCGCCTCTCCTTCCCCTGCTGGAAAGTGCCCGTAAACGCACAGCGCCACGCCAGGTGGACTTGTACGATGTCTTTTGTGCCATTCTCTACCTGCAACGCACTGGCTGCTCCTGGCGCGCTTTACCGGGCGACTTCCCCAAATGGCGCACCGTGCATTCCTACTTCCAGAGATGGACCGAACCACGCGAGAGTGGCATCAGCATCCTTGAGGAAGCATTAAA AAAAAATCAGGTAGTTGCGGAGCGCCGCAAGCAGGGGCGCCATGAAGCAACTACTTTCCTGATTATTGATGCGCAGAGTGTGAAGAACACGGATACCGCCATAGAAAAAGGCTACGATGCGGGCAAGAAGGTTAGCGGTATCAAGCGACATATAGCGGTTGACACGCAAGGTTTGCCGCATGCCCTTGCGGTAACGACGGCGGATGTTACGGATAGAAAAGGCTGCCTGGTGGCATTGGAACGTGGGCGGGATAATCTTGGTGCGATACAAAAAATCCTTGCTGACGGTGGTTACACGGGTAAGGCATTTGCTTCGTCGGTACAGGAGTTGATTGGTGCAGAGGTAGAGATTGCCAAACGAAACGAATTGCACCGTTTTGCAGTATTGCCGAAGCGATGGGTAGTAGAGCGCAGCTTTTCCTGGTTGGAAAAGAACAGGCGGCTTTGGAAAAACTGCGAGCGTAAGTTGAGTACCAGTCTGCAAATGGTAGCTTTGGCTTTCTTGGGAGTCCTGCTACGAAGACTATGA
- a CDS encoding ATPase, translated as MYYPRHLQSVLQKLSAQFPAVLLTGARQVGKSTLLQHIAPEYGYLTLDDPLLLDQAKNEPQLFLLNHTPPLIVDEVQYAPELFPLLKMDIDRRKQNGLYLLSGSQAFELMQNVSESLAGRIAVLKLNGLSWREMRGDDFQTAFVPDEGYLADRKPVFSLPEHENIWQIIHRGDMPRLYEQPATDWQVYYASYVATYIERDVRQLVNVGSSGDFTRFMIAIAARSGELLNYSSVAQEIGVSVDTVKRWLTVLQTSGIVYLLQPYGNNHLKRAIKTPKVYMLNTGLMAYLTKWLTPETIQNGAKSGQFFETFVVGEIIKSFHNKGQEPPIYFYRDTNQKEIDLLIEHRQMLYPVEIKATANPNKKMAAAFNLLRNTLPANELGIAHGTIINQYPQKIWLAENLVAVPAAYV; from the coding sequence ATGTATTACCCACGTCACCTGCAATCCGTCCTGCAAAAGCTGTCCGCCCAATTTCCCGCCGTATTGCTGACCGGTGCGCGGCAGGTCGGTAAATCTACGCTGCTTCAGCACATTGCGCCCGAATACGGATACCTTACCTTAGACGATCCCTTGCTGCTCGACCAAGCCAAAAACGAGCCGCAACTGTTTTTATTGAACCACACGCCGCCGCTGATTGTGGACGAAGTCCAATATGCCCCCGAGCTGTTCCCCCTGCTGAAAATGGATATAGACCGGCGCAAGCAGAACGGCCTGTACCTGCTGTCCGGTTCTCAGGCTTTTGAGTTGATGCAAAATGTCAGCGAAAGCCTGGCCGGGCGCATTGCGGTATTGAAATTAAACGGATTGTCGTGGCGCGAAATGCGCGGCGATGATTTTCAGACGGCCTTTGTGCCAGACGAAGGCTATTTGGCTGACCGGAAACCGGTATTCAGTTTGCCCGAACACGAAAATATCTGGCAGATTATCCACCGCGGCGATATGCCGCGCTTATACGAGCAACCCGCAACCGACTGGCAGGTTTACTATGCCTCGTATGTCGCCACCTATATCGAACGCGACGTGCGCCAATTGGTCAATGTAGGCAGCAGCGGCGATTTCACTCGGTTCATGATTGCTATTGCCGCCCGCAGCGGGGAATTATTGAATTACAGCAGCGTGGCCCAGGAAATCGGCGTATCGGTGGATACCGTCAAGCGTTGGCTCACCGTACTGCAAACATCGGGCATCGTCTATCTGCTGCAACCCTATGGCAACAACCACCTCAAACGCGCCATCAAAACCCCGAAAGTCTATATGCTGAACACCGGCCTGATGGCCTACCTGACCAAATGGCTGACGCCGGAAACCATTCAAAACGGAGCCAAGAGCGGGCAGTTTTTTGAAACTTTTGTCGTGGGTGAAATCATCAAATCCTTCCACAACAAAGGCCAGGAACCACCGATTTATTTTTACCGCGACACCAATCAAAAAGAAATCGACCTACTGATCGAACATCGGCAGATGCTGTATCCCGTTGAAATCAAGGCTACCGCCAATCCCAATAAAAAAATGGCCGCCGCTTTCAACTTGCTGCGCAACACGCTGCCGGCAAACGAATTGGGCATCGCCCACGGCACGATCATCAACCAGTACCCGCAAAAAATCTGGTTGGCAGAGAATTTGGTTGCCGTGCCTGCGGCCTATGTTTGA
- a CDS encoding IS481 family transposase, which translates to MNMHKNTRLTPHHRQAIWLAYTQGKESVTSPARRYQVSRVTIYRALKAARAKLLKPQTSTNNRFKQAKYGMKHLAKVERSIQEKLKKQAKRYNKSYPGELVHLDTKRLPLLKGQKATDKRDYLFVAIDDFSRELYAAILPDKTADSAAKFLTEHLIDPCPYLIECVYSDNGTEYKGSANHAFGVACYENGIGQKFTRVARPQTNGKAERVIRTLMEMWHEKQSFESPEHRQKELCRFVNFYNTVKPHRSLNGDTPFEVLQAYFSQPVV; encoded by the coding sequence ATGAACATGCACAAAAACACCCGCCTCACCCCGCACCACCGACAAGCCATTTGGCTGGCCTACACGCAGGGGAAGGAAAGCGTCACCTCCCCGGCACGCCGCTACCAAGTCAGCCGCGTCACCATTTACCGCGCCCTTAAAGCCGCAAGGGCCAAGCTGCTCAAACCGCAAACCAGTACCAACAACCGTTTCAAACAGGCAAAGTACGGAATGAAACACCTGGCCAAGGTAGAACGCAGCATTCAGGAAAAACTCAAAAAGCAGGCCAAACGCTACAATAAATCCTACCCCGGAGAGCTGGTGCATCTCGACACCAAACGGCTGCCGCTGCTCAAAGGACAGAAAGCCACCGATAAGCGGGATTACCTGTTTGTCGCCATAGACGATTTCTCAAGGGAGCTATACGCCGCCATTTTGCCGGACAAAACCGCAGACAGCGCCGCCAAGTTTCTGACCGAACACCTGATTGATCCCTGCCCATACCTGATTGAGTGCGTTTACTCCGACAACGGTACGGAATACAAAGGCTCGGCCAACCATGCTTTCGGTGTAGCCTGTTACGAGAACGGGATTGGTCAAAAGTTTACCCGGGTTGCCCGTCCGCAGACCAACGGTAAGGCGGAGCGGGTTATCCGTACCCTGATGGAGATGTGGCATGAGAAACAGTCGTTTGAGAGTCCGGAACATCGGCAAAAGGAGTTGTGCCGCTTTGTTAATTTTTATAACACTGTGAAGCCACACCGCAGTTTGAACGGCGATACGCCGTTTGAGGTCTTGCAGGCTTATTTTTCTCAACCTGTTGTGTAA